In the Flavobacteriales bacterium genome, GCGGGTTGCTTCACTCGGAAATCGTCAAGGAGATGATTGAGGCCCACAACATCTCGACCAATATGGGCGACGTGTTCAAGCATATCAGCCTGCCGGCATACAGCGCGACGGACAAAGCCCACGCTCGACTTGCCGACCTGGTGAAGAAGGCCCACGGGCAACACGACGAAAAGGCACGCACGGTAACGGTCGCGGAGGTGATGAAGGAAGCCGAGAAGCTAATTACTGCTGAGATTAAACTACGGCGGGCATGAGCTACATGCACCCACGCCACCGGATGCTCCTTGACCTTCTCAATGGTCTTTGGTCATTCGTCTCCGGGAAGTGGTGGCGCAACCGCCAACGCTGGCGTAAGACCTATGATTAGTCAGTCCTTTCCGGCGGAGCCGGTTCTTTTTCTTCAGTCCTCCGAAGTTCTTGGGCGGCATTGGCTGCCGCCCTTTTCTGGGTTCTCAGCCGGGCCGGGTTCTGTTTTTAGTCGAGCGGTGGCTTTAGGCGCGTTGGCGTATTTGCGATGGCACCTAACTGATCATTGCCGCATTGCGTCAATTTCTGGACTTGTCAGGAGGGGGCTATTGCGTATATCGTTCCTGTGCGGGTGATAGTGCGCAATAACATTCTCACAGGTCCAGGTCATCGAGCGGGCTTCGGATCTTGCCAAGGGCTTTGGTGCTTACGTGCGTGTAGATCTCGGTGGTCTTGCTGGAGCTGTGTCCCAACAGCGCCTGAATATAGCGCAGGTCGGTCCCCTTCTCCAAGAGGTGGGTGGCGAAACTGTGGCGCAGGGTATGAACGGTGGCCGGTTTGGTGATGCCTGCCTTCTCCCGGGCGCGATGAAAGATGACCTGGACGCTTCGAGGGGAGTAGGGTCCGCCATCGGGGCCTTCGAACAGGTATCGCTTCGGTTTGTATTTGGTCAGATATTCTTCCAAGGAAGCCAAGGCCTTGCGGCTGAGCAGGGTCGTCCGATCTTTGCTTCCCTTTCCGCGGCGAACGACCAGCTGGCCGCGCTCCACTGCCAGGTCCTGTCGCTCCAGTCCGATGAGCTCACTGAGCCGCAGCCCAGCGGAATAGATGAGCATGAGGATGCTGCGGTGCTTCAGATTGTCCACGTTGCGCAACAGGGAGGCCACCTCCTCCTCACTCAGCACGGATGGCAGTTTGCGCTCCGACCTTGGCCGTTCGATGAAGGTGACGCGCCGCACATCGCCCAGCACGTTCATATAGTAGTAACGGATGGCGTTCACCGCCTGGTTCAGGGTGCTGTTGCTCACCTTACGGACCGAGGCGAGGTGGTGTTGGAAGGCCTCGATGTCCTCCGTGCGGATGTCGTTCGGATGCTTGTTCGGGAAGTGCTGAAAGAGCTGCTTGGTGGCACCGAGGTACACCGGGATGCTGCGCGGACTGTAGCGGCCGATCTCCAGCTTGCGGCGCATGGCGGCCAAGGCATCCTCCTGCGCCTTGGACAGGGCCGAAGCCGTAGGCTTCTGGTGCGCGGTGGCCGCTGAGGTCGGTGGGCGCTTGGTCCCGTTGGCCGCTCCGGCAGTGCTTGGTGGCTTGGGGATGGGTGGAGCGGGTGCGCTCGTCCCGGCCTTCTTCCGCAAGCCGTTCATGTCCACCCAGGCCTTGCCTTTGAACGCCGCGAAGATCTCCTGAAGGTGCTTCGGGGCGTTGGGCGTATACCAGCACCGGTGGGTTTTGCTCCACCGGGCTCCGGCGTGCTTGGCGGCCGCGATCAACGCGGCATCAAAGGGGAAGTGCAGGGCGATGCACCGCTGGGCATGGTGCACCAGGTGCTCCAGCCGGACCCCACGATCGATGGCCTTTTCGTCCATTGCGGAAAGGCAAGATAACAGCGTCCGTACCACCTCTGGCGCGAGCGTCCACGCTCGTGCCTTGAACGCCTGACGCGAGGGGCCGACGCACGCGCGTGGGCGCTCGCGCGCGTGCGAAGGAGAGGCACCCGCGTTACGAACGCGGGCGAAGGAGAGACCGGCCGCGCCTGATGCCGCCTACGGACCGGGCCTTGAATGGTGCGTACCCTACCGCTTGCTGCGGTCCACCTCCTTCACCAGCTTGCCCTGCTCGTAGTGCAGCTCGCGGTAGATCTGGCCATCGGGGCTGTAGTCGTAGTGCACGCCGTGCTCCAGGCCGTTCTCCCAGCTCTCCAGGTACTTCTTCGTCCCGCTCTCATAGAAGTAGGTCCACTGCCCGTGCTCCACGCCGTTGAGGAAGTGGCCGGTGTATTCCAGCTGGCCGTTGGGGTAGTACACCTTCTCCATCACCTTCTCGGCCTCCTCGCCCTTGCCCTTCATGTAAATGACCACCTCGGGCTTGCCGTTGGGGTGGGTGGAGGCCACGAACTTGTGGGTGCCGCAGGCGGAGAGCACCGCACAGGCGACCAGGGGGAGGAGTGCCCGCTTCATGCACCGGCGAAAATAGGCCACGGCGGCCACCCGGCGGTGGGCGGTCAGAACCAGGCGATGAGCTTGACGTTGAGGCGGCGCGGCGTCAGGTTGTCCGGAATGGCGTAGAAGCGGCCGCCCACGTCCTGCACCCAGGTGTAGTCGATGGTGTTGTTGATGTTGAGCAGGTTGAAGACCTCCACGCTCACCCACATGTCGTTGATGTGGCGCAGGAAGCCCTTCTTCTCCTGCCCGCGCGCGCCGAGCAGCTGCTTGCTGAAGCCGATGTCCACCCGGCGGTAGAGGCCCGTGCGCAGGGTGTCGCTGTAGCGG is a window encoding:
- a CDS encoding tyrosine-type recombinase/integrase — protein: MDEKAIDRGVRLEHLVHHAQRCIALHFPFDAALIAAAKHAGARWSKTHRCWYTPNAPKHLQEIFAAFKGKAWVDMNGLRKKAGTSAPAPPIPKPPSTAGAANGTKRPPTSAATAHQKPTASALSKAQEDALAAMRRKLEIGRYSPRSIPVYLGATKQLFQHFPNKHPNDIRTEDIEAFQHHLASVRKVSNSTLNQAVNAIRYYYMNVLGDVRRVTFIERPRSERKLPSVLSEEEVASLLRNVDNLKHRSILMLIYSAGLRLSELIGLERQDLAVERGQLVVRRGKGSKDRTTLLSRKALASLEEYLTKYKPKRYLFEGPDGGPYSPRSVQVIFHRAREKAGITKPATVHTLRHSFATHLLEKGTDLRYIQALLGHSSSKTTEIYTHVSTKALGKIRSPLDDLDL